In Salmonella enterica subsp. enterica serovar Typhimurium str. LT2, a single window of DNA contains:
- a CDS encoding putative AraC-type DNA-binding domain-containing protein (similar to E. coli putative ARAC-type regulatory protein (AAC74766.1); Blastp hit to AAC74766.1 (303 aa), 27% identity in aa 38 - 283) has product MAYVSQVSESNGPFVRFMHMHPQTVELILITEGDGEYFIGDRIYPVRKGDLVIYNSQVVHDEYLESGRPIGTICCGINNISCPGLRENALIPDDIVPVIPLYHHYATVEKLMSSVFTVINQHAVEGPAMAQLLTQVVLKYIEGNVLLRTGNDAIQRHENLLDSIKSYIDRNFYEPIRLDTLATKFNVSPYYVSHEFKRRYGYSPMDYLIKRRLGEAQSLLTTDEGGREKITSIAYRVGFSNLSHFQNYFKNKVGKTPGQYRKDYRKANYLLFEY; this is encoded by the coding sequence GAGAGCAATGGTCCGTTTGTCCGGTTCATGCATATGCACCCACAGACCGTTGAACTGATTCTTATCACCGAAGGAGACGGGGAGTATTTCATTGGCGATCGCATCTACCCAGTTCGTAAAGGCGACCTGGTCATTTATAACAGCCAGGTGGTGCATGATGAGTATCTGGAAAGCGGGCGGCCAATTGGCACTATTTGTTGTGGGATTAACAATATTTCGTGTCCGGGTCTACGTGAGAATGCGCTAATACCGGATGATATTGTGCCGGTTATTCCACTGTATCACCATTATGCGACGGTGGAAAAACTGATGAGCTCCGTGTTTACCGTTATTAATCAGCATGCGGTAGAAGGGCCAGCAATGGCGCAGCTATTGACCCAGGTAGTACTCAAATACATTGAGGGAAATGTCTTATTGCGCACAGGTAACGATGCCATACAGCGCCATGAAAATTTACTTGATTCAATAAAATCCTATATTGATCGCAATTTCTATGAGCCAATTCGGCTGGATACGCTGGCGACGAAATTTAATGTCAGTCCTTATTATGTTTCCCATGAATTTAAACGCCGCTATGGTTATTCACCGATGGATTACCTGATAAAACGTAGGCTGGGGGAGGCGCAATCGTTACTAACCACGGATGAAGGCGGGCGCGAAAAGATCACCTCTATTGCTTATCGTGTTGGCTTTAGCAACCTTAGTCATTTTCAGAATTACTTCAAAAATAAAGTAGGGAAAACGCCCGGTCAATATCGCAAGGACTATCGTAAAGCTAATTATTTATTATTTGAATATTAA
- a CDS encoding putative permease (similar to E. coli putative transport protein (AAC75382.1); Blastp hit to AAC75382.1 (392 aa), 48% identity in aa 9 - 391) → MPALTQHSTSITLFRISAAMFLNYLTIGIPLVMLPLYVQQQLHLSDLLIGIAVGSQFIATLLTRGAAGRKADTSGGRRTVITGQFYCAASGLLMLVSLIAHPVPLLAWAILIVGRVLLGIGESFILTGNLTWGMWLAGSTHAGQVISWNGMATYGALAIGAPLGLSLYARAGLALPALLVVLLPIIASGVIYGIPGNIPTARPRVPVLRVVGLVWRPGTGLVLQGIGFATLSAFTALWFNERHWDNTGFAMTLFGIAFIAVRFFCAKFPDRYGGATVATFSLLVEGTGLAVMWAAPSAGAALIGAAITGCGCSLMFPSLGVEVVRRVPPEIRGTALGVWSAFQDLAYGFTGPIAGLLTPFIGYQQVFLLAAACALLGAAVVHLLLRQH, encoded by the coding sequence ATGCCAGCTCTCACACAACATTCCACATCGATCACGCTGTTTCGCATCAGCGCCGCGATGTTTCTCAACTATCTGACTATTGGCATCCCGTTAGTCATGCTGCCGCTGTACGTTCAGCAGCAGTTGCATCTGAGCGATCTGTTGATCGGTATCGCGGTAGGCAGCCAGTTTATCGCCACCTTGCTTACCCGGGGCGCCGCGGGTCGAAAAGCCGACACGTCAGGCGGACGTCGGACGGTTATCACCGGTCAGTTCTACTGCGCCGCATCAGGTCTGCTGATGCTGGTCAGTCTAATCGCTCACCCGGTTCCGCTGCTCGCATGGGCCATACTGATTGTTGGTCGTGTGCTGCTGGGCATCGGTGAAAGTTTCATTTTGACCGGTAATTTAACCTGGGGGATGTGGCTGGCGGGCTCGACCCACGCGGGTCAGGTTATTTCCTGGAACGGCATGGCGACCTACGGTGCGCTGGCTATCGGCGCGCCGCTGGGGCTGTCGCTTTACGCCAGGGCCGGCCTGGCGCTTCCGGCGCTCCTCGTCGTGCTGTTGCCGATCATCGCCAGCGGAGTCATCTATGGCATTCCGGGGAATATCCCAACAGCCCGTCCCCGCGTGCCAGTGCTACGGGTAGTCGGCCTGGTGTGGCGGCCCGGAACAGGGCTTGTGCTCCAGGGCATTGGTTTTGCCACCCTAAGCGCGTTTACCGCCCTCTGGTTCAACGAGCGTCACTGGGATAACACCGGTTTTGCGATGACGCTGTTTGGCATTGCGTTTATCGCTGTCCGCTTTTTCTGCGCCAAATTTCCCGACCGTTACGGCGGCGCCACGGTCGCAACCTTTTCACTACTGGTAGAGGGGACCGGACTGGCGGTAATGTGGGCCGCTCCGTCAGCAGGCGCTGCGCTGATTGGCGCGGCGATTACCGGCTGCGGCTGTTCGCTGATGTTCCCATCGCTGGGCGTAGAGGTTGTGCGCAGAGTGCCACCGGAGATTCGTGGTACGGCCCTCGGCGTCTGGTCAGCGTTTCAGGATCTGGCCTACGGATTTACCGGACCAATAGCGGGCCTGCTGACGCCGTTTATCGGCTATCAGCAGGTCTTTCTTCTGGCCGCGGCCTGCGCGCTGCTGGGCGCGGCGGTTGTCCATCTCTTGCTGCGGCAACATTAA
- a CDS encoding putative endonuclease: protein MGASNMYNVKKSIKLGIAPIGWRNDDIPEIGKENTYKQILSDAALTGFSGTEVGGCYPQDPAELNKELMLRGLEIPGQWFSSFIIRDGIASAMNAFEQHCAYLQAIHAYVAVVSEQTYSIQGIIDKCVYTEKPNFSDSEWQLLCEGLNALGKIANAHGLKLAFHHHMGTGVQTLPEVDRLMENTDPQFVHLLFDTGHIYVSDGDVMPLLSKHFDRIKHVHFKDVRNEKLKACRLAKKSFLNSFLDGVFTVPGDGNIDFKSVLAYLVGHQYSGWIVVEAEQDPKKYNPLEYAQKGKKHIDELLKNYL, encoded by the coding sequence GTGGGAGCCAGCAATATGTACAATGTAAAAAAGAGCATTAAGTTGGGGATTGCGCCTATCGGTTGGCGCAATGATGATATTCCTGAGATTGGTAAAGAAAATACATATAAACAAATACTTAGTGATGCCGCGCTCACCGGTTTTTCCGGGACGGAAGTTGGCGGTTGTTATCCGCAGGATCCTGCTGAGTTAAATAAAGAGTTAATGCTTCGCGGACTGGAAATACCAGGCCAGTGGTTTTCTTCCTTTATTATTCGCGATGGTATTGCATCTGCGATGAATGCTTTTGAACAGCATTGTGCTTATTTGCAGGCAATACATGCATATGTCGCCGTTGTTTCTGAACAAACTTATAGTATTCAAGGCATTATCGATAAGTGCGTTTATACAGAGAAGCCTAACTTCAGCGACAGCGAATGGCAGCTTTTATGCGAAGGACTTAATGCGCTTGGGAAGATTGCCAATGCGCACGGGCTGAAGCTCGCTTTCCATCATCATATGGGCACCGGTGTGCAGACTCTGCCAGAAGTGGATCGACTCATGGAGAATACCGATCCGCAATTTGTACATCTGCTGTTTGATACCGGGCATATATATGTTTCTGACGGCGATGTCATGCCGCTACTGAGTAAACATTTTGATCGTATTAAACACGTTCATTTTAAAGATGTGCGTAATGAAAAACTCAAAGCATGTCGCCTCGCGAAGAAATCATTCCTCAATTCTTTCCTTGATGGTGTGTTTACCGTCCCCGGCGATGGAAATATTGATTTTAAATCCGTATTAGCTTATCTGGTCGGGCATCAATATTCTGGCTGGATTGTTGTTGAGGCCGAGCAGGATCCTAAGAAATATAACCCATTGGAATATGCGCAAAAAGGTAAAAAGCATATTGATGAGTTACTGAAAAATTATCTTTAA
- a CDS encoding putative dehydrogenase (similar to E. coli putative dehydrogenase (AAC77236.1); Blastp hit to AAC77236.1 (377 aa), 26% identity in aa 10 - 197) translates to MTLKAGIVGIGMIGSDHLRRLANTVSGVEVVAVCDIVAGRAQAALDKYAIEAKDYNDYHDLINDKDVEVVIITASNEAHADVAVAALNANKYVFCEKPLAVTAADCQRVIEAEQKNGKRMVQIGFMRRYDKGYVQLKNIIDSGEIGQPLMVHGRHYNASTVPEYKTPQAIYETLIHEIDVMHWLLNEDYKTVKVYFPRQSSLVTTLRDPQLVVMETTSGINIVVEVFVNCQYGYDIHCDVTGEKGMAELPTVASAAVRKAAKYSTDILVDWKQRFIDAYDIEFQDFFDRLNAGLPPAGPTSWDGYLAAVTADACVKSQETGNTEIVELPSKPDFYK, encoded by the coding sequence ATGACTTTAAAAGCAGGTATTGTAGGTATCGGCATGATCGGCTCCGATCACTTAAGACGTCTGGCCAACACCGTGTCGGGTGTAGAGGTTGTTGCCGTATGTGATATCGTCGCGGGTAGGGCGCAGGCGGCGCTGGATAAGTATGCGATCGAAGCCAAAGATTATAATGACTATCACGATCTGATTAATGATAAAGACGTTGAAGTGGTCATCATTACCGCATCAAATGAGGCGCACGCCGATGTAGCCGTTGCCGCGCTAAATGCTAACAAATATGTTTTCTGTGAAAAACCGCTAGCGGTGACGGCTGCGGATTGTCAGCGTGTGATTGAAGCAGAGCAGAAAAATGGTAAGCGCATGGTGCAGATTGGTTTTATGCGCCGCTACGACAAAGGTTACGTTCAGCTGAAAAATATTATCGACAGCGGCGAAATCGGTCAGCCATTAATGGTTCATGGACGTCATTACAATGCCAGCACGGTGCCAGAATACAAAACGCCACAGGCTATCTATGAAACATTGATTCATGAAATTGACGTTATGCACTGGCTGCTTAACGAAGATTATAAAACCGTTAAGGTTTACTTCCCGCGCCAGTCCAGCCTGGTGACCACTCTGCGTGATCCGCAGCTGGTTGTAATGGAAACCACCTCCGGCATCAATATTGTGGTTGAAGTATTTGTGAACTGCCAGTATGGCTACGACATTCACTGCGATGTTACCGGCGAGAAAGGAATGGCGGAGCTGCCAACCGTCGCCAGCGCCGCGGTACGGAAAGCGGCGAAGTATAGCACCGACATCCTGGTTGACTGGAAACAGCGCTTTATTGATGCCTACGACATTGAGTTCCAGGATTTCTTCGATCGTCTGAACGCAGGATTGCCGCCGGCAGGCCCAACGTCATGGGATGGTTATCTGGCTGCGGTTACCGCTGATGCCTGCGTGAAGTCTCAGGAAACAGGGAATACCGAGATTGTTGAATTACCCTCAAAACCTGATTTCTACAAATAA
- the srfJ gene encoding activated by transcription factor SsrB (similar to Homo sapiens lysosomal glucosyl ceramidase; SrfJ (gi|8347262)) — protein sequence MKGRLISSDPYRQQFLVERAVSFSHRQRDCSELISVLPRHALQQIDGFGGSFTEGAGVVFNSMSEKTKAQFLSLYFSAQEHNYTLARMPIQSCDFSLGNYAYVDSSADLQQGRLSFSRDEAHLIPLISGALRLNPHMKLMASPWSPPAFMKTNNDMNGGGKLRRECYADWADIIINYLLEYRRHGINVQALSVQNEPVAVKTWDSCLYSVEEETAFAVQYLRPRLARQGMDEMEIYIWDHDKDGLVDWAELAFADEANYKGINGLAFHWYTGDHFSQIQYLAQCLPDKKLLFSEGCVPMESDAGSQIRHWHTYLHDMIGNFKSGCSGFIDWNLLLNSEGGPNHQGNLCEAPIQYDAQNDVLRRNHSWYGIGHFCRYVRPGARVMLSSSYDNLLEEVGFVNPDGERVLVVYNRDVQERRCRVLDGDKEIALTLPPSGASTLLWRQESI from the coding sequence ATGAAAGGCAGACTCATCTCTTCCGATCCGTATCGTCAGCAATTCCTTGTTGAGCGTGCGGTCTCTTTTTCGCATCGTCAGCGTGATTGCAGTGAATTAATCAGCGTCTTACCGCGCCACGCGTTACAGCAGATTGACGGATTCGGCGGCAGCTTTACCGAAGGTGCGGGCGTGGTATTCAACAGCATGAGCGAAAAGACGAAGGCGCAATTTCTTTCCCTTTATTTTTCTGCTCAGGAACATAATTACACTCTGGCGCGGATGCCAATTCAGAGCTGTGATTTTTCCCTGGGCAATTACGCGTATGTCGATTCCAGCGCTGACCTGCAGCAGGGACGGCTCTCCTTTTCCCGCGATGAAGCGCATTTAATACCGCTGATTTCCGGGGCGTTGCGGTTAAATCCACACATGAAGCTGATGGCTTCGCCGTGGAGTCCGCCGGCGTTTATGAAAACTAATAACGATATGAACGGTGGCGGCAAGCTGCGGCGCGAATGCTACGCCGACTGGGCCGATATCATTATCAACTACCTGCTGGAATACCGCCGCCACGGCATTAATGTGCAGGCGCTCTCCGTGCAGAATGAGCCGGTGGCGGTAAAAACCTGGGACTCCTGTCTGTATAGCGTGGAAGAGGAGACAGCCTTTGCCGTGCAGTATCTGCGTCCGCGCCTCGCCCGGCAGGGTATGGATGAGATGGAGATCTATATCTGGGATCACGATAAAGATGGCCTGGTGGACTGGGCTGAACTCGCCTTTGCTGACGAAGCTAATTATAAGGGAATTAACGGGCTGGCATTCCACTGGTATACCGGCGACCATTTTTCGCAAATACAGTATCTGGCCCAGTGCCTGCCGGATAAAAAACTCCTGTTTTCCGAAGGCTGTGTGCCAATGGAGAGCGATGCCGGTAGCCAGATTCGCCACTGGCATACCTATCTCCATGACATGATTGGTAATTTCAAATCGGGTTGTAGCGGGTTTATCGACTGGAATCTGCTGCTGAACAGTGAGGGCGGGCCGAATCATCAGGGTAATCTGTGTGAAGCGCCCATTCAATACGATGCGCAAAACGACGTGCTGCGGCGTAACCACTCCTGGTATGGTATTGGCCACTTCTGCCGCTATGTGCGTCCGGGGGCGAGGGTCATGCTTTCTTCAAGTTACGATAATCTTCTGGAAGAGGTGGGATTTGTGAATCCCGACGGCGAGCGTGTGCTGGTGGTGTATAACCGCGATGTCCAGGAAAGGCGTTGCCGGGTGCTGGATGGCGATAAAGAGATCGCGTTAACGCTGCCGCCGTCAGGCGCCAGTACGTTGCTATGGCGGCAGGAGTCGATCTGA
- a CDS encoding putative cytoplasmic protein, with product MVDIANEVGASESAIPPLKMLLLEGARQAALEAGLQNNSGILADTTFGQQALNDVTGQGWWIGRPVEMPGSYPLKLEHGDIGSQLVSWPQEHVVKCLVFYHPLDAESVRLEQEALIDEVYRACCQSGHDLLLEVILPRDAADQNEQYYPQIVERFYQLGILPDWWKLPPLSPDRWREISQHIEHYDPECRGILILGLDAPESELKSGFAAAADMPWVKGFAVGRTIFGEPSRQWLGGQLNDEQLIATVKQKYRMLIDYWREYRPAR from the coding sequence CTGGTGGATATCGCAAATGAAGTCGGCGCCAGTGAATCCGCGATCCCCCCCCTGAAGATGCTACTGCTAGAAGGGGCACGTCAGGCGGCGCTTGAGGCCGGTTTACAGAATAATAGCGGCATCCTTGCCGATACCACCTTTGGTCAGCAGGCGCTTAACGACGTGACCGGCCAGGGATGGTGGATTGGCCGACCGGTTGAGATGCCCGGTTCGTATCCGCTGAAGCTGGAACATGGCGATATTGGCTCTCAGCTTGTCAGCTGGCCGCAAGAGCACGTCGTGAAATGTCTGGTCTTCTATCATCCACTCGATGCAGAGTCGGTACGTCTTGAACAAGAGGCGCTCATTGACGAGGTTTACCGCGCCTGCTGCCAGTCTGGTCACGATCTGCTGCTGGAAGTCATCTTGCCGCGCGATGCGGCAGACCAAAATGAGCAATACTATCCTCAGATTGTGGAACGTTTTTATCAACTGGGGATCCTGCCGGACTGGTGGAAACTGCCGCCGTTAAGCCCAGATCGTTGGCGAGAAATCAGCCAGCATATTGAGCATTATGACCCTGAATGTCGCGGTATATTGATACTTGGCCTGGACGCACCGGAAAGCGAGTTGAAGTCAGGATTCGCCGCAGCAGCGGATATGCCCTGGGTGAAAGGTTTCGCCGTCGGCCGGACCATCTTTGGCGAACCGTCACGCCAGTGGTTAGGCGGCCAGCTTAACGATGAACAGCTCATCGCAACGGTGAAACAAAAATACCGCATGCTTATCGACTACTGGCGCGAATACCGCCCGGCACGTTAA
- a CDS encoding putative endonuclease, with protein MMKLGFNEATCMRNSTLAQDVVLAERFGYDYIEIRLDMLQEWLQKHTLSELADIFAVGHLKPWGYNSLEDITFCDSESWAEKLRQLAFACHAGSVVGGDCLVVVPTIRQGGNFPPGETVKDSVKRLREMAAVAEESRMRLAFEPIGSAGCCVRSLAMAMEIVDAVDRSNVGLVVDAFNLYLHDQWRDLTTLRQIPVEKIFVYHIDDADNLPLATLEHCHRLFPGNGVIPLHEITHELVQKGYEGICSLELFNPGYWQMAASEVFAIGAEKTRPFLTA; from the coding sequence ATGATGAAGCTGGGATTTAATGAAGCGACCTGTATGCGAAACTCCACGCTGGCACAGGATGTTGTGTTGGCGGAACGTTTTGGCTATGACTACATCGAAATCCGTCTGGATATGTTGCAGGAGTGGTTGCAGAAACATACGTTAAGCGAGCTGGCAGACATTTTCGCCGTCGGCCACCTTAAGCCCTGGGGCTACAATTCGCTGGAAGACATTACGTTTTGTGATAGCGAAAGCTGGGCGGAGAAACTGCGGCAGTTGGCTTTCGCCTGCCATGCTGGCTCAGTGGTGGGGGGTGATTGTCTGGTTGTGGTGCCCACCATTCGTCAGGGGGGAAATTTTCCGCCAGGGGAAACGGTGAAAGATTCAGTGAAGCGTCTGCGCGAGATGGCGGCAGTGGCGGAAGAAAGCCGGATGCGGCTGGCCTTTGAGCCGATCGGTTCCGCAGGATGCTGTGTGCGCAGTCTTGCCATGGCGATGGAGATCGTAGATGCGGTCGATCGCAGTAATGTCGGGCTGGTCGTCGATGCCTTTAATCTTTACCTGCACGATCAATGGCGGGATCTGACCACGCTTCGCCAGATCCCTGTGGAAAAGATCTTCGTTTACCATATTGATGACGCCGATAATCTGCCGCTGGCAACGCTGGAGCATTGCCATCGTCTGTTTCCTGGCAACGGCGTGATCCCACTGCATGAGATCACGCATGAGCTAGTGCAGAAGGGCTATGAGGGGATCTGTTCGCTGGAACTGTTTAACCCTGGCTACTGGCAGATGGCGGCCAGCGAAGTCTTTGCGATAGGGGCGGAAAAGACTCGCCCCTTCTTAACAGCTTAA
- a CDS encoding putative sugar kinase (ribokinase family), with the protein MSMNKAVSSEQKPLDVICLGRVAVDLYGQQIGSRLEDMTTFAKYLGGSSGNVAYGTAIQGLRSAMLARVGDEHMGRFVREELNRVGVDTQCLLSDRDRLTALVILGIKDQDTFPLIFYRDNCADMALTPEDIREDYIASSRALAVTGTHLSHPNTRAAVLKALEYAQKHGLRRALDIDYRPVLWGLTSLGDGETRFIASSQVTEQLQQVLRHFDLIVGTEEEFHIAGGSTDTLTALRRVRQLTQAVLVCKRGALGCSVFEGNIADDWSQVKIHSGVRVDVLNVLGAGDAFMSGLLRGYLNDESWEQACRYANACGALVVSRHGCAPAMPTKKELDDYLAREQSITRPDKDPRLNHLHRVTTRKQHWPELCVFAFDHRKQLVDIANEVGASESAIPPLKMLLLEGARQAALEAGLQNNSGILADTTFGQQALNDVTGQGWWIGRPVEMPGSYPLKLEHGDIGSQLVSWPQEHVVKCLVFYHPLDAESVRLEQEALIDEVYRACCQSGHDLLLEVILPRDAADQNEQYYPQIVERFYQLGILPDWWKLPPLSPDRWREISQHIEHYDPECRGILILGLDAPESELKSGFAAAADMPWVKGFAVGRTIFGEPSRQWLGGQLNDEQLIATVKQKYRMLIDYWREYRPAR; encoded by the coding sequence ATGTCAATGAATAAAGCAGTCAGTAGTGAGCAAAAGCCGCTGGACGTTATCTGTCTGGGACGAGTCGCCGTTGATTTGTATGGTCAACAAATCGGGTCACGGCTGGAGGATATGACGACTTTCGCTAAATATTTAGGGGGATCGTCAGGCAATGTTGCCTACGGCACGGCCATTCAGGGATTACGTTCCGCTATGCTGGCCCGCGTCGGCGATGAGCATATGGGACGTTTCGTTCGTGAAGAATTAAACCGCGTTGGTGTGGATACGCAGTGCCTGCTGTCGGATCGCGATCGTCTGACCGCGCTGGTGATCCTCGGCATTAAAGATCAGGACACCTTTCCTCTGATCTTCTACCGCGATAACTGCGCGGACATGGCGCTAACACCTGAGGATATCCGCGAAGATTACATCGCTTCTTCACGCGCATTAGCCGTCACCGGTACCCATCTTTCTCACCCCAATACGCGCGCCGCCGTTCTTAAAGCGCTGGAGTATGCGCAAAAACACGGGCTGCGGCGGGCACTGGATATCGACTACCGCCCCGTACTGTGGGGCCTGACGTCGCTAGGAGACGGTGAAACGCGTTTCATCGCCTCATCACAGGTTACCGAACAGCTCCAGCAGGTATTGCGCCATTTCGATCTGATCGTTGGGACCGAAGAAGAATTCCATATCGCCGGCGGCAGTACCGACACGCTGACCGCCCTGCGGCGCGTCCGTCAGTTGACCCAGGCCGTACTGGTGTGCAAACGCGGCGCGCTGGGCTGCTCAGTCTTTGAAGGCAACATCGCCGATGACTGGTCGCAGGTGAAGATACATAGCGGCGTTCGCGTAGACGTTCTGAACGTTCTGGGCGCGGGCGATGCCTTTATGTCAGGACTGCTGCGGGGATACCTGAACGATGAAAGCTGGGAGCAAGCCTGCCGTTATGCAAACGCCTGCGGCGCGTTAGTGGTATCGCGCCACGGTTGTGCCCCCGCCATGCCAACCAAAAAAGAGCTGGACGACTACCTCGCGCGTGAACAATCCATCACCCGGCCAGACAAAGACCCGCGGCTGAATCACCTTCATCGGGTCACAACCCGTAAACAGCACTGGCCGGAGCTGTGCGTATTCGCCTTTGACCATCGCAAGCAACTGGTGGATATCGCAAATGAAGTCGGCGCCAGTGAATCCGCGATCCCCCCCCTGAAGATGCTACTGCTAGAAGGGGCACGTCAGGCGGCGCTTGAGGCCGGTTTACAGAATAATAGCGGCATCCTTGCCGATACCACCTTTGGTCAGCAGGCGCTTAACGACGTGACCGGCCAGGGATGGTGGATTGGCCGACCGGTTGAGATGCCCGGTTCGTATCCGCTGAAGCTGGAACATGGCGATATTGGCTCTCAGCTTGTCAGCTGGCCGCAAGAGCACGTCGTGAAATGTCTGGTCTTCTATCATCCACTCGATGCAGAGTCGGTACGTCTTGAACAAGAGGCGCTCATTGACGAGGTTTACCGCGCCTGCTGCCAGTCTGGTCACGATCTGCTGCTGGAAGTCATCTTGCCGCGCGATGCGGCAGACCAAAATGAGCAATACTATCCTCAGATTGTGGAACGTTTTTATCAACTGGGGATCCTGCCGGACTGGTGGAAACTGCCGCCGTTAAGCCCAGATCGTTGGCGAGAAATCAGCCAGCATATTGAGCATTATGACCCTGAATGTCGCGGTATATTGATACTTGGCCTGGACGCACCGGAAAGCGAGTTGAAGTCAGGATTCGCCGCAGCAGCGGATATGCCCTGGGTGAAAGGTTTCGCCGTCGGCCGGACCATCTTTGGCGAACCGTCACGCCAGTGGTTAGGCGGCCAGCTTAACGATGAACAGCTCATCGCAACGGTGAAACAAAAATACCGCATGCTTATCGACTACTGGCGCGAATACCGCCCGGCACGTTAA